A genomic segment from Dermacentor silvarum isolate Dsil-2018 chromosome 11, BIME_Dsil_1.4, whole genome shotgun sequence encodes:
- the LOC119433116 gene encoding uncharacterized protein LOC119433116, whose protein sequence is MADASGDNAKSSFEVQLYVYDLSKGIAEELYPALVGKQLPDVWQTSIVVHGTECFFGPTGIGSCSPGKTALRKPNRVISLGRTELPPDACLKYIRELGESTYKESTYNLFRHNSNNFSQDVALCLTGNSIPAEILEPLDEFLFKSLGSALVTLFERFSSRINKVWEQGSPRGAHESRESSPSSGGFRRLQPRLAHCRAPQETSPNAGRDEKREDQSGDDQPIFYPQVDGSAAFRELQGHLKTTAITKNERSQLDLLREYVVTGNNAWALGPELLDLLEKLLTSRDVKSAVRLSLLRVLQAVALTKDVILFLHQDRRKHVIMSYVNRIATLPPQEQDEVLKLLCNLCSQVASCEWLLYITEWQDNTGRVCSNAKATVRAVVHGLLSDRLIAHELGAALVFNLTARELFDGAAEELSTAITQFLQGDVSEEQVYRCLAALHRLLRVSYNDVSAKVQKITPYLQKLSGSSERVKKLVRQIRSRISTSAPTRQQ, encoded by the coding sequence ATGGCGGACGCATCGGGCGATAATGCAAAGTCCAGCTTCGAAGTACAGCTGTACGTGTACGACCTGTCCAAAGGAATCGCCGAAGAACTTTATCCCGCCCTCgtcggaaagcagctgcccgacGTATGGCAAACGAGTATAGTCGTCCACGGCACGGAATGCTTCTTTGGTCCGACGGGGATCGGCAGCTGTTCGCCGGGAAAGACGGCCCTCCGGAAACCGAACCGGGTCATCAGCCTCGGTCGCACGGAACTGCCTCCTGACGCCTGCTTGAAGTACATCCGCGAACTGGGAGAGTCCACCTACAAGGAAAGCACGTACAACCTGTTCCGCCACAACTCCAACAACTTCTCGCAAGACGTCGCCTTGTGCTTGACGGGCAATTCCATTCCGGCAGAGATCCTGGAACCCCTCGACGAGTTCCTGTTCAAGTCACTTGGCAGCGCTCTGGTGACTCTCTTTGAGCGTTTCTCGAGTCGAATTAATAAGGTGTGGGAACAGGGTTCTCCACGCGGAGCACACGAAAGCAGGGAGAGCTCGCCCTCCTCAGGAGGCTTTCGCCGCCTACAGCCCCGCTTGGCTCACTGTAGAGCGCCACAAGAGACGAGTCCTAATGCAGGACGGGATGAAAAGCGCGAGGATCAAAGCGGCGACGACCAACCCATCTTCTACCCTCAGGTCGACGGCAGCGCCGCTTTCAGGGAACTCCAAGGACACCTGAAAACAACCGCCATCACCAAAAACGAGCGGTCGCAGCTGGACCTGCTCCGCGAGTACGTCGTCACTGGCAACAACGCTTGGGCGCTGGGCCCCGAGCTGCTCGACCTGTTAGAAAAGCTGCTGACGTCGCGCGACGTGAAGTCCGCAGTGCGGCTGTCATTACTGCGCGTGCTCCAGGCGGTGGCTTTAACCAAGGACGTCATCCTCTTCTTGCACCAGGACCGCAGAAAGCACGTTATCATGAGCTACGTAAACCGAATCGCGACGCTTCCTCCGCAGGAGCAGGATGAAGTGCTCAAGTTGCTCTGCAACCTGTGCAGCCAAGTGGCCAGCTGCGAGTGGCTGCTGTACATAACCGAGTGGCAAGACAACACCGGCCGGGTATGCAGCAACGCTAAAGCCACCGTCCGCGCCGTTGTCCACGGGCTACTCAGCGACCGACTTATCGCACACGAGCTCGGCGCCGCGCTCGTCTTCAACCTCACCGCTAGGGAGCTGTTCGATGGCGCTGCCGAGGAGCTGTCGACGGCGATCACGCAGTTCTTGCAGGGCGATGTCAGCGAAGAGCAGGTCTACCGCTGCTTGGCGGCTTTACATCGCCTTCTGCGTGTCAGCTACAATGACGTGTCCGCCAAGGTCCAGAAGATCACGCCGTACTTGCAGAAACTGTCCGGCTCTTCTGAGCGTGTCAAGAAGCTGGTCCGTC